From Gimesia panareensis, the proteins below share one genomic window:
- a CDS encoding IS256 family transposase, with the protein MAHQQQSNNILDAVQLLADHGFDEMSQALQILFNEAMKLERSEYLGAEPYQRSVTRRSYANGFQAEINSKVASESWNCRCPRHATATFIPLHWSAANGVERALKLAIAEMYVQGVSTRKVAKITTELCGFDVTSTQVSRAAKLLDEELETWRNRPLGQVEYLILDARYEKVRVEGSVRDCAVLIAIGVLASGHRSVLGVSVSLSEAEVHWREFLGSLNQRGLHGVKLIVSDAHEGLKAARQNMLAGTPWQRCQFHLMQNAMQYVPKVHLRKQVSEELRNIFNARDLDDALNELKRFVSTHEKTAPKLASWAEENIPEGLTVFTIPAGHRKRMRTTNMLERQNKELKRRTRVAGLFPNEESLLRLVTAVLVELSDDWETGMRYLTI; encoded by the coding sequence ATGGCCCACCAACAACAATCTAACAACATTCTCGACGCTGTCCAGCTCCTGGCCGATCATGGATTCGATGAAATGTCGCAAGCACTCCAGATCCTGTTCAACGAAGCGATGAAGCTGGAACGTTCCGAATACCTCGGTGCCGAACCGTATCAACGCAGCGTAACGCGCCGTTCTTATGCCAACGGGTTTCAAGCCGAAATCAATTCCAAAGTCGCCTCGGAAAGCTGGAACTGCAGGTGCCCCAGACACGCGACGGCGACTTTTATCCCTCTGCACTGGAGCGCGGCGAACGGAGTTGAACGCGCACTGAAGCTGGCAATCGCTGAAATGTATGTTCAAGGCGTCTCTACCCGTAAGGTCGCCAAAATCACCACCGAACTCTGTGGCTTTGATGTCACCAGTACACAGGTCAGTCGGGCAGCGAAACTGCTCGACGAAGAGCTGGAAACGTGGCGTAATCGACCGCTGGGGCAGGTGGAATACCTGATCCTCGACGCCCGCTATGAAAAAGTTCGCGTGGAGGGCAGCGTGCGGGACTGTGCCGTGCTGATTGCGATCGGCGTCCTGGCCAGCGGTCACCGGAGCGTGCTCGGAGTGTCTGTGTCGCTCTCCGAAGCCGAAGTCCATTGGCGTGAATTCCTGGGTTCACTCAACCAGCGCGGCCTGCATGGCGTGAAGCTGATCGTCAGTGATGCACACGAAGGCCTGAAAGCGGCACGACAGAACATGCTTGCTGGAACGCCCTGGCAGCGTTGCCAGTTCCATTTGATGCAAAACGCGATGCAATACGTTCCCAAGGTTCATTTGCGCAAACAGGTGAGCGAAGAATTACGCAATATCTTTAATGCCAGAGACCTGGATGATGCGCTGAATGAACTGAAACGGTTCGTTTCCACTCATGAAAAAACAGCTCCGAAACTGGCGAGTTGGGCGGAAGAAAACATCCCGGAAGGACTGACCGTATTCACCATCCCTGCCGGTCATCGCAAGCGGATGCGAACCACAAACATGCTGGAACGGCAGAATAAGGAATTAAAACGGCGTACCCGCGTAGCGGGACTGTTTCCCAATGAGGAGTCGTTGCTGAGGCTGGTGACCGCGGTCCTGGTGGAACTCAGCGACGACTGGGAAACCGGCATGAGATACCTGACAATTTAA